The following nucleotide sequence is from Glycine max cultivar Williams 82 chromosome 9, Glycine_max_v4.0, whole genome shotgun sequence.
CACTTTGGCTTTGCTCATACACTCATATCCAATTTCACTCGTCGTGTTACATGGGTTATGTAAAATCATATAACTACTATCAAACTTcaaaaattttagttattacaaAGAGTCTTGTCCATGAATTTCCTCACTTTGGCCTTTTCTTCCCGGAGAATCTTCTCTATGTTACGTGTGCTAACTCTAACTCAACTCACCAATTAATTGGCCTTTGGGACATTGGACAGCGTATCTTTAAGTTAAAGTGTGGTGCTAAATTCTTTATAactctaattataatttatatgattaaaaagtaaaaaaaaaaaaaaaaaaaaaaaaaaaaaaaaaaagaagaagaagagagaaattcTTTAATGAAAGTACGGTTTATAAACAAGTTAGGTTAATctaattaagaaacaaataatgAAAGTAAATGTGATGTGCATTCTGTTTATGGAAGTGGGTCCTGAAATCCTAAATCAGATGTTGACTTCCTAGCTTAGTTCTTACGTTGGGGACCGGAAGTGCGTATCTACTGGACAACCAGCATTAAATATGGATGGCACAATAAGCAATAGCAACCACGGATTCTCCAGCCATGACTTTTGTGCGGCTGTGCGACACAAGGAGATGAATAAGAAATGGAagagatattattataataaataaaatattaaagatgTTTGGCATAGCAATAAATAGgaggagaggaaaaaaaaatgagtataacatgaaaataaagaggaAGAATGTTTCTactaaaaatccaaaaatattattgaatctTGAGAAAGTTGTAATTTCCATTTggcaaaattgtaaaattggtTCCCCACTTTATCTCAAATTACGGATTTGgtccccctataatttaattcctaAATTTGGTCTCAGTTTTATAAATTCCTGCAAAATTGATTCTGAAAGCTCGAtttggacgttgaccgttaacctCAAACGTTGTTTGCCACGTGTCAATGACACGTGTCAACATCTGAGTGGTTCCCTGTAAagacttcattttttgtaggtaaaattgCATTTTTGGTCCCCTAGTTTTACTTCAATTTCGATTTTAGTCCTCCTATAGTTTAATTCACATATTTGGTCCCacaattttataaatccctTTATAAATTGTTCCTATAAAATTGGTCTTTTGAATGATTTAGCCACTGGTGCTAGAGACATTGTAGGTCTTGATAAATCTCACACTTCTTTTTCATCGCAAGTTTTTCACTCACTTGGAACCCAGAGAAAAATCACTCTTTGTCTCTCTCCCACTTCCGGGTTGTTCAACTTGGGAAAGTGACGCATGAATGAGTCTGAAATTTTCATATCTCTTACTTTAACAGGTTCTGTAATAAtcccctatttttttttctttttttgcttccccATACGGTATTATGTGTATACGACTGCTTAAGTGACCTATGTATGACAatggtatttttgtttgaaatttgaaatacaacttCTCCAGTAATGAAATTTGGCTGAATTTAtaaagggatttataaaactgggggaccaaatgtgcgaattaaattataagaggaccaaaatcgaaattggagtaaaagtgggggaccaaaaatacaattttacctacaaaaaaatgaaaccttTACAGGGAACCACTCAGACGTTGACACGTGGCattgacacgtgacagtcaacgtctgaggttaacggtcaacgtccaaaTCAAACTTCTATGACCAATTTTgcagggatttataaaactgggagacaaatttgtgaattaaattacaagGGGACCAAATCCGAAATTAGAGATAAACGGGAGGaccaaaagtaaaattttacctttccatttttattatgttttcttgCTATCTATTCCCAAATGtgcgaattaaattataagaggaccaaaatcgaaattggagtaaaagtgagggaccaaaaatacaattttacctaaaaaaaatgaaacctttACAGGGAATCACTCAGACGTTGACACGTGGCattgacacgtgacagtcaacgtctgaggttaacggtcaacgtccaaaTCAAACTTCTATGACCAATTTTGCaggatttataaaactgggagaccaaatttgtgaattaaattacaaggggaccaaatccaaaattagagataaacgggaggaccaaaaataaaattttacctttccatttttattatgttttcttgCTATCTATTCTCAAGgtgatatttcaataaaaaaaaaatgtaagaccTTACTACTATTGTATAGCATacatgttagttttatttttatttagatttattttgaatattaaaactattctaaaaaatattatcaaattttaactaaacatattttttaatatatccaaaaataataataaaagaaaaatatattcagGAATAACATTCATGATTATATTATTCTTATCAATGTGATTTATGAAAGGTAATATTATTTCGTGAAACAAATCGtcctttgaattttttaatggtCACGTGACAaacgtaatttttttaaaacgaaACATAACTTGAAACTATCTAACAAATGAAATAGGTTAAGATGCATCCACTGacttttattttacataaagcATTCAAACATTATGCagtacataaaatttattaatctttaacaaatacaattattattattattattattaaaactaaAGCCTGAATACTAATAAAAGTTGTTCAAATTTGCAAGAAAAAAACTCATATTTCTTAAGAACATAATTTGATTCTcactgaaaaaaaaactaaatcctAAATCCCTTTGGggctaacaatttttttttggggcCTCAACTCTGTGAAACAAAGTTGAAATATTTTCCAATCTGAATGTGATGTTCTCACTCTAGCAGAAAGAGTCTGGTGGGTGGAGACATAGTTAATGTTGCTTTGTtggaaaactaatttaaaaattgaaaatgttgaACAACCACAAAGATTTGAATGAATGTTCCATTGTGGACTGTTGTTTCCTGCATTTTTCAAGTTACTTTCTACActttttttgaaatgtttttttcttttatcttttggaTAGATCATtccaaaaagtttaaaaaaaaatgcattcccgaaatgtaattttatattttaaaaaatcgagtttaataacaattatatcaaTGACTTGTTGGTTTTtaaccagtttttttttttttttttataaaaaaagaggcttttatctattttaaagaCAAACGAGATCCACGCTAGGAATTTCTTCAAATAATATGCCGACATGAGGCGGATAAGTAGTAAAATACTTGATCTTGCATAGTTTCACtcattttcacaatttttttttatagaaagtaTTTGCATTCAAGCCTAGAATCACTTTTAAAGCATTTCTAACGATAATAATATAAGCAAATTAATTTATGACAcctcaattttaaataatttaattatttttttttttcaaatggataTACTTGTTACTTGATTAAAAAGTTTATATCTAGTGACATAAATACCTACTTTATATAAAACTTAAACATATCACTAGATATAAATACCTACTTTATATCTAGTGATTATAAAGCAAATTTTTATCCAGTGAGGCAGTTGCCCAGTCACAAATGAActaagaaacaattttttcaaacTTAAACATATCACAATTTTAAAGGAATTTATTGTTAATCCAATATGTCTATTCCCTCTattgtcatttttattaattgaattttataattttcaaggatattaatttaattattaaatatgaaaaacattttaaatgaaaatatccaaataagaataataaatagatatataaaaaTGACAATATATAGTCACATTTTAATATACTGTCCAAAACTTTGTAGTTTCGATTCCTGTTTTCTAATAGGCGGCTTTTGACCTTTTCCGAGTCTGCAAGTAGCTTGCGTCATTTGGATGGTGATCATATCGTGTATGAATTTGATTTCGAATTATCTTAAGTTTGTACTTtgtagaattaattttttttccaaagaaaatttaaaaggaggtgatatgtttgagttttttctttctttcttagaagcagtttataataaaattgatcttcAAATTTTCAACTCAACATTAAAAGCATAATTCATTACATATACTCAATATTGAGTATGgggaataaattaattttagtttaaaccaacaaaatatgctgataaaataaattaaagtcacatgtttttttttttatttcattcctaCCTAGGTACGAATCtttgattaaaaatgaaatcatataAGGTCCTTTTTtgtcaaaaagaaataaataagtttattagTTTATATATTGAGCATGATTGTGGATATGCAATCGTATCTCACACTGTGTTCACTCTTGTGCCTCTCATCCCAACATGGCTATACATCTGCCACCTGTCACTGCCACGTCCTTCGATTGGGCTGTAGTCCAGTCACACATCATGCATTTTTATCCATTTATTTTGGTCCAAGGAATCATGCATATAGAAACATGGATTATTATTGGGCCTCCCGTATTAAATAATGcatattttgacaaaaataaataaacaaatactaATAACAACCAGCAATtcacatataataaaaaaaaataggataggtTAGATATAACAAatgtcttattttattttaatttactgaaTAAAAACTAATATCACTTACCTTGCATAATTATCCATAGCTCAAGTTGAGACTGTTAGAATAAAGACATGTAAAagttacaataatttaattatgtatatatatatatatatatatatatatatatatatatatatatatatatatatatatattatgaaatatTTCTACATAAAAATTTAATCGGAGTTCATCCTATCACCACATTACATTACGTCATGTATAAGATGGCATGGTAAAATCAAATTCTGTTAAAtatctatcaataaaaaaaaaattattgacaataTGCATAAATTAAGTTCTAATTTATCATGCATTATCCATAAGGTCTAAGCATTCCtattatgtttatgtttattgcaacttgcaagtgtatatataaaaagatcTTATCCATTTTCAGTGCAACTAAATAaccataattaagaaaattaagtgTGACCCTACAAATATTAACGATTTATTAGTTTGTctcctttatatatattaacaatattgtgtcctctaaaaaaataatattgtgattTTTAAGCCAtcattttatcctttaaaaaaagaggcatcattttaatttaaattatcatatatggtaaaattattaatttctataacaattaattattagaaaaattataggtaaaatgtttaaaaattattttatagtagattaaaattaaattgaaaaatcattttaacttcaTGGGACAATTATTGAATGTATTGATGTGCACGAAGttaatttaacatatattttgaATGCTAATATTCAACGGCAATCATATAGATTGAAGATTTGTAATAAACGCGATCAGTGTACATGGTTGGGGCCCGACGGAAACACGTAGATTGACCAATACCATTCAACAAGTAGCTTAGTTGTTGACAAccactaaaataaaatgcataaatGGTGTCATAATTATCCAACATAAACCAAGCAGAAAACTTCAATTTATTGAAGACGAACTGAATATGGATGTTGTATATTGGAACAAGTGATATGAAACCATAAATATAaggttcaaaaatatttattttaattattaaattagattatatttacatttaacttttataatgttattttttaaaagatatcaaatgtcatttttaattatttttcttagaaataatatatttcactatttagataattaatttcagataaaatttaaagaaatacaatatatatgatatatatattctcatagATTTGTATATCTTTATATCACAAAAAATTGAGACAAAAAACTCACCATGAATTgtttatataagtaattaatttttatttttattttttaaaaaagcaactaaaaaaatgattcaaCAAAAATCCTTTACGAATAGACAACTATCAAGTATCAACACATACTCAAGTTTTCCGGCAGATCGCAAGCCAAATAATCAAtgtagtttttattttcaaacaatttCCATTATATCCcgcttaaattaaaaattgatcgCGTGAAAGCCATGAGTTAAAAATGATTTCCAATTTTGCGAAGAAAAACATTGCATTGCCATCTACGGAGTCTCTACTTGGAAGGAAACTCCATTATTTCGTTGTATTCTTTACATGCCAAAACTAATCAGTACATATATACAAAGTAAATTCACAATAATCTTGTATTCTTGTTAGGAATCACCCTGCATAGAATTTACCGTTTTATGTGTGCTTTTCCCCCGCTGCATcgtatcaaaataatttatgtttttgacAATCATAATAGCTGCCAAACTTATCaatataaatatgtaataatCATCAATCAACATAGATTAATTTAATGGTTTAATTGCATATTTAGTCTCATATTTATCTCAACTCATGAATTTAATCTTCATGTAATTTAATTCATCAATTgagttttcatcttttttcaatcctattattttaatacatattCCTACTTGACGGTTAAATACTTATGTTAACCGTCGTCACGTATcgtgtttttattgaatgttaATTAAATGTACAAAATTAAAGTATGATACGTGACGgtcaacataaataattaaccGTAAAGgcttaaattttgaattagggactaaaaatactGAATTGAAAAAATGGGAAAttctatttttgtaaattaaattaaagatacCAAATTTGTGAActgagataaataaaaaaatagatttacaaTTGAgcctaatttaataaataagaatcAAACTCTTATCTCATAAAGACATCATATTAAATCCCATTGTTGATATAAAAATCTTATGAATAAAtgatatgtaaataattttataagtatttaataaatctgaaaatatatcataattttaataaattcatctaatttttttaataaataaataaataaaaatgatcaatGGACCACGCATGTTAAAGCCAAGAAGAAGACCCTACCTTTTTTTCATTATACGTCCCAATTCAGGATCCCACGCCAACAACTTCCACatggttaagaaattaatatttggCATAAATAAAGTCTTGACTTCAAAACTCGAACACCTCACATAATAAGAGCCACGTCAGCCAAAAGCATCCTAATCAGAACTAGGTTGTAGTAGAGAGTAACCGTAATTCTAACACTAATCTCATTCATTCTCatcctaataataaaaaaaggaagcaaattTGCCCACTAATTCTGAAAAGTTCAATAATAAAAGCCCTCACGCATAACTTGATCTCTTCCACAAAAACCTTCTCCCGCAAACTCATTCTGGGCGGCGATAGTTTTATCGTTCTCTATCTCCAAGATGGTCGGAGAACACGGTACGATGTCACTTGCCTCCGATGATCAGAAAACACCACTTCTTCCCGTGCACGAGCCAATGGAAGGAACACGCACCAGCGTCTCCTTCAGCATCAAAACAATTCTAACACTGGAAAACTTGTACGTGATTCTGGGACCTATGCTGTCTCTTTTCATATGCCTCTTCGTGAAGCTCGACGCGCCACCCACAAGCCAGAAAATGCTTGGTGTGATTGCGTGGGTCTTCGCTTGGTGGGTCACGCAGGCCGTGCCACTTCCCGTGACTTCCATGTGTCCTCTGTTTTTGTTCCCAATTTTCGGGATAGCTTCAGCTGATAGTGTGGCGCACTCTTACATGGATGACGTCATCACCCTCGTTTTGGGAAGCTTCATTCTCGCCCTCGCCGTCGAACGCTACAACGTTCACCGGAGATTGGCCTTGAATGTGAGTCACCTCCTCTTTGTCTCTACTTTTGTTTCCTCAAAAACCAGACTTTTCCTTtcctaactttaattttttatttattttttattttataattactatAGAGTTTTTATGTACAATTTGTTATTAAATAGTGGTGTGTAACATTTTTCAGTGTTTATTCTAATAATTATTCAGATTTGATTTCGGTGTCTTGCAATTGTTTTGGGGAATGAATTTCATGACCACATAAACTCAATTATTTGCTTTCGGAAATAATTGAAGTTAGACTTTCTCTCTCAATCCAAGAGGAAGAAGACACTTTTGTAATGAATAGTTctatattttgctttttttttttatcagactaTTTTGCTAATAATTatacagtaaaataatttaatatttttatttaattataaattactgttagtataatttttaaaactattattattattattattattattatattttttaaagtaaatattataaaatttaataaacttatgaaatgtaataatttataattagatgataatataaaataattttataccataaaattatttatattgtgggtttatgtttttttttcttcatatttataattattaaatagtataaatattGATAAGGAATTATAAGAATTTAGGTTGTGTTTTtataatgaatgaaagaaataatatataaaagattgtgtattttatttttctcttttaaatcaaatacattcttaatatttttatttgtgtttagctaaaaaaaaatgttattattaaaagaaaaatgtaatattattaGATGGTGGGAAACGAGGCAATGTTTCCTATCTCTTgttttattgaagaaaaaaacagcGTCACCGTACTAAGCATGACATGATTTGTGAACGTGGCATGGGGCCCACAGGTAACACTGCTGTTTTGTGGCGACCCGGTTAATCCAGCGCTGTTACTGCTGGGGCTGTGCGCGACGATATTCTTCGTGAGCATGTGGCTGCACAACGTGGCGACGGCGGTGATGATGATGCCGGTGGCGACGGGGATCGTGCAACGGCTACCGCCGGTGCACGAGCAGTCGGAGGCGGTGAACAAGTTCTGCCGCGCGGTGATTCTGACGGTGGTCTACGCCACGCCCATCGGAGGAATAAGCACACTAACGGGAACGGGTGTGAACTTGATAATAATCGGAATGTGGAAGAGCCTCTTCCCTGAGGCAAAACCAATAAGCTTCAACACGTGGTTCTTCTATGGTTTCCCTGTTGCTGTTCTCATCCTCATTTGTTTTTGGTGCATCATTTGCCTCCTCTATGTGCCAAAAGGTTCGGGTCGGGCTTTGTCTGCTTACTTGGATAGATCTCACTTGAAGAGAGACCTCGAAGCTCTTGGTAACTTTCTTACTTCAAccgtattcaattttttttttctttcgtttAACCTTAACACAAATACAATGAAACCACGCGCAAAAAAAGCCTTCCCAGGCTTCCGCCTTGTCTGTTTCTTTGTCCTATTGTCTTTTGTCTTACTTACATTTACATTTTGCATCTTAGTTATATATCTGtttttcagaaagaaaaaaaaaaggtttatgcTTATCTGGCACGTAGGACACTTGTCAACCTCAATCTAGccatttactttaatttttttaataataaaagatgTGACCTTTAATGTCTTTGTCCAACAGAATTATTATTACTCATATGTTTTATGAGGTGGAGAAGACACCACAAAtcacttaataaataaaaaaggacaCGACATATCATCTTCAGTTATTCATGAGCAAAATAGGAAGGTCGGACTGTTAAGACTTAAAGActtaatgcatttttttaataaaattaaatttattaatttcttgagcataattttcaagaaaaataggtactagtaatataatataaccgtccaaaactttttttaaaaaagagatcCAGAACTTAATGGGTCTctattttatctattaattttgtatgaagtgattaattaatttttttaatataaatcatgAAAGCTAGattgaaagtgaaaaagaaaaagatacgGGCACACCAAAAACAAGTAAAATTTAGCACGTTTGGTTTTTTCAACTTCAATATGTTTTGCATAGTAGTCCAAAAGGAGTGATCTTCCGGCCTCGCGTGAAACGAGTCGGAAGGATATTTTTGCATATTTGGAATGACGCATCCCATGGAAGTTGCTCATTGCATCTTAACAATGTCCTCACATGTGACATGTcctccatattttatttataaataataattaaactagagttttaataataaataaaaaatctcgtCCTTCAAAAACTTAAGGCAGTTGCAAACTTGCAATACTTTATCGATGTTTGCAGGTCCCATGGCTTTTGCGGAGAAGATGGTCTTGTCTGTGTTTGGGGTATGTATACCAAACTAACTACACGTTTAAAATTCTTCGGATGAGCTTAATGTGTTTTCTATTAAGGCATTAATTAAAGTGAAATGGTAAATGCAGTTGCTGATCATACTTTGGATGACAAGAAGAATAACAGATGACATTCCTGGATGGGGATCTTTATTCCATGGCCTAGTTGGAGATGGAAGTGTTAGTGTAAGCACTGTATCTGCTatagattttttgttttcagttaCACATGACTTCATTACACCAAAAATTGGAGTCTCAAATTAATGAAACAGAACCAAAATGAAGCCTTCTATACAATATTGTAGGTTATGGTGGCTGTTTTATTGTTCATAATCCCAAACATGAAGCAAGAGGGGGAGAAGCTAATGAGTTGGAATGACTGCAAAAAGTTACCTTGGAACCTCATTTTGCTTCTGGGAGCTGGTTTTGCCATAGCTGATGGAGTACAATCTAGTGGCCTAGCAGATGTTTTGTCAAGAGCCTTGGATTTCTTGG
It contains:
- the LOC100790349 gene encoding tonoplast dicarboxylate transporter, which codes for MVGEHGTMSLASDDQKTPLLPVHEPMEGTRTSVSFSIKTILTLENLYVILGPMLSLFICLFVKLDAPPTSQKMLGVIAWVFAWWVTQAVPLPVTSMCPLFLFPIFGIASADSVAHSYMDDVITLVLGSFILALAVERYNVHRRLALNVTLLFCGDPVNPALLLLGLCATIFFVSMWLHNVATAVMMMPVATGIVQRLPPVHEQSEAVNKFCRAVILTVVYATPIGGISTLTGTGVNLIIIGMWKSLFPEAKPISFNTWFFYGFPVAVLILICFWCIICLLYVPKGSGRALSAYLDRSHLKRDLEALGPMAFAEKMVLSVFGLLIILWMTRRITDDIPGWGSLFHGLVGDGSVSVMVAVLLFIIPNMKQEGEKLMSWNDCKKLPWNLILLLGAGFAIADGVQSSGLADVLSRALDFLEDAPYLAIVPAVSLICSIITEFITSNDATATLLVPLLYHIARTMHVHPLLLMVPGGIATEFAFWLPTSTPSNVVGFATGHIEIKDMLKVGVPLKVAGIVVLSLLMPSLGTIVFGAGTGTQ